The Solanum dulcamara chromosome 6, daSolDulc1.2, whole genome shotgun sequence genome contains the following window.
atgtatttcacgatctcgggatttcagaccaatcacaacaacatatcaatcatccaaaccacaacaattaaatgcatagtaaacttcacacgttactcaatgaatatcaatcactattaaaagtctatctatgatatagaataaaaaccataacctaccttcaccgaagaaccaaagttaagcaagctaattcactgGTGATTTTCTTTTCCTCGATGCCTTAGAACATtcccaatctatcaagtatgaAAAATTCATAAGTAAATGAGTATGTAGACatccatattactatatatctaGCCTAGACCTAAAAGctcacccaaatctataatcaatttttaaatatcaagTATAGGATTAAGTCTTAATTCCTACAAGTAGCATAACTCTAATTGtgttcatataatataatacacttattatttaattacctatctcaatatatcaaaatataaatcataatatgataactataaaaataagttaaaacgAAAAGTAACTAAAAATTGATAACCCAACAAGAAATCAATTTGCAGAACCAATTCACAATATATTCCATCCAATCATTATCTAATGATTACATTAGAATTACCTCCAATTCAACTTCAATATTATATTTGTCCCTCTAACCTTCAAATTTGTAACAATTGTCCACCACTACACTTCTTTTCACCAacaaatatactatttattttcCACTACATACAACAACTTAACCCACCCAACTAGATGATTCCACGTTGTGTAGATTTCAATTCATAACTTTTGCAACCAACACTAAATTGACCAAtaatatactaatatatatGGTGCCTATCCTAGCATCTAATCTACACAATAAAAATGAAGAGGCATTACCTGAGAGGCTACCTTTTCCCCTTATGCGTGCTGCTTTCTCTCGAGATGAAGGCTGCgcgtttttgttttttttttccttctaaaacCCTTATGTGTTGAAGTGATAAATATCATTAACTtatcttaataaataaagtggtatatggtattaaatgaattaacactttaacccaccaattaaataagttatctaagttcacccctcaattaaatgaccatagttatcgaatagtccaaaatacccattaaaaatttacgggatgagtcatttatgaaataaaaagttctagttctcaaaacgacctaatgggtcgttacaagttaaattatttcttcAATACAAGTTATGTAACCTTCAAAACAAGACTTTTTAttacaaattttatatttgtgtATCAAGAACAACATTAAATGACCTTCAACTGATCACTTTGTTaccaacataaaatttattgatctttcattatataaattttacttcttaaatatacaatatatatagtataaagATAGCAAGAGAAGAGTGATGTGATGCATCTCTTAgaccaaaaattatatttatctattttctcaaaattttgattttttttctttcttcactTTTTCCTTTCTTATGGATTGTATTAAAAGGTTTAAAAGTCCCTtcttaattactattttttaaaattataccTCCCTCATTTATTCTTCTTTATCCCtcatttcttttcagtttttgaaGCTAAAAAATTCATAGTTAATTCTCTAAATAATTTTACTTAAATAGCTACAGCCTACAGTACAACTGTGCAATACGTATAATCGTTTATTTCCCATAGATTGGTGGTTGAAAGAGACACACTAAATCAGACACACACTTTATCTGGAAAACTCCTTGCTCAAGAAAGTAAAAATTACGACCTATATTCGTAGGAATTCAACCACTAATCTTCACTAACCTCCACGAGCAAcatttcaaattataatttaacAATTTAAGAAACTCACTAAAGTACCTTACCTATCATGAGTGCACTCAAACTGATCTAACAATTCTCCAAAAAGTCAAACCACTTGTTGTTACAAAAACCTCACCAATGAATAGAAGCTATTACACCCTAGTAATTTCTCCTATTGCACTAATAAAACACTTTACGGATTTGGTCCTTCTCGCCCTTGCTGTTGTTCCTTTTTTGCTTGCAGAAAAGGATGCATGAAAAACTCTCTTCTTTCTCCTTTTATACTTTAGCTTGAGTGCCCTAATTTGCTGCTGTTGCTGTTACCTTATGTAACCCCTATACTTCACAAAGaatgttaatatttttatcgGCATTAATTAATTGTTGTTTGATTTAATGTCACTATAGATTTTAGAGACTTGTAGACAAAGTGCTAATTGCtgctcaaaatatttatttaatgacaattaagctattgtcattaattaattatcactATAAGATCATTTTTGACCCAACGTCACTTTATCTATTCCTATTCATCTACTTTAATTGATAGTGGATCAtacattacaaagtaaaacgtGGAGGTTTCATTTTACACCATTAATTAACAAAGTAAGGAAGCAAAATATTATCTTTGAAATTGATCAATTTAGGAAAGAGAAATATATTATTCCCACCTCATTGCCTAGCACGctcaattatattatttttagagatatcattttttttattaaaaaaaaggtaTTATTGAACTCTCtactgaaagaaaaaaaaagactgATATACATAAATTAGATGTACAATGATATCATATCTTAAAATTATTACAAATTAAATGTACAATGATATCATATCTTAAAATTATTACACATATGCACATAAAGAGaccaatttgtttttttttataaaaataaataaatctctacacgttaaaaagtaaaaaaaaaagaaaaaagacaaaaagaaaaaagaagatataCTTAAACCTATATGGATGATACAAATCTCAAGTGTTTTCAAAAATGAAAACTCTAAGATGATGACAAATTAGATAATAGTTATGTAAAATGAAGTGTTAATAATAACACACTAAAATTTGAAGCCtaatatatttgaatttgaatattaaaataaattttaaaatatttagatattttttttaaaaaaaatattctatatataaaatcaagtctttcacaattaCGCGACAGATAAATTTACTAGTTAAAAGATGAGTCTAAAAATAATTCCGAAAGCAAAAGATAAATTTAGAAAAAGCACGCCATGATGATTCCATTTTATACGTAACCATTTATTTCTCATATTTAGGGGAGATCAAAGcgtttcaaattcaaattcaaattgagCACTTGGCCATTTCAAGCATGAAGATTTGGAGTGATTTGCTTTTTTCCCATTTGGAAGGAGCAACGTCGTCTTTGACTGCACTATTGTTTTGTGCATGCCTCTTTTAATTTAAGTACAactaaggtatatatatatatatatgccccTTAACTATTTGAATTAGTACAAAATTACCCTTTATCCATCTTTCAGTCCCCAAATATCCCTAACGTCAACCTTTTAGCTCAAAAATACACTCGATATTAACTCTTTGGCGCATATTTGCGCTTCTTTTTTAACACCttccataaaataaaattattaaatatttatttattatgttgccTAATTTGATTGGTCTAAATTTTAAcccttttcaaataaataataaaaatcacaTATGATTCATATTTTGACCTGATACACTtaacaataatattaaaaaaattattaatttcatgatatCTTCATATTAGCCTATTTTAAATCAACCCCAAATTTATTGTAACCCAACTCATAATTGGGGATCCAACTAAAATTCATACCCACCCGTCTGATTGTCCATCTAtaaaaagattattattttttgttaatataattttttctatcaATTATCTAATTGTCTTGttgattccttttttttttttttaaatttcttatttttaattagatatCATAAACTCAAACTTGAAATGAACTTACTTGtttatattcttttaattttattatatcatggTGGGATGGGAAAAGGAGAAAAGATTATTTTCattctttaattttgaattttgggtaCATACAAAAAATGCAGTATACATACATAGTTGCTTAATTAAGTCATCTTCTATCGaactaattatttctatataAATGTCATTGTTATTTCTCTCCTTTTTTCTATCTTATTTTGTCATAATTTGAAAAAagctaaaatttaaaatgatggacaaaattcaagaagaaaaagaaatggaaGAGAGAGGaagtggggtggggtggggagGGAAGTGAGTGCAGAGAGTAgagaactaattttttttttaatttactatTGGAACCCAAATTATATTAAGTATTATTTTAAGGGAGAATGACCTAAAATGCCTTTAAACTATGAAGTTTGATACACTATGGTCCTTTATCCATCTTATAAGTGTGGCCCTTTAAAAATAAGAGTATTTTTTAGCCAAAAAATTGACATCAAGGGTATTTATTGGTCGAAAATGgatgaataataattttgtACAATTTAAATAGTTAAAGGACATTTTAGACCCTTCTCCTATATATATAAGGCTAGATTACAACAAGAAAGTTGGTTTGAGGAGACTGATTGTTGGAAgcatgaagaaaaggggaatatGTTACGTGTTTGATTGGTTGCTCTCTAAGTTGTTGTGTCTCTCTTTAAATGAAGAAGAGAGTCTTATATAGACATCCTAAGGCATAAAGTAGAAATAAAGTTGTGGCCTAAAATGAACGGCTGACACTTTAAAGATAAGATGCAAAATAATACACATCGGGTGCTCAATGGGCCCCATCGTCACATGTATTATGTGCTTCTTTTCTTTGGTTGACACGGACTTGACGCGTGCTTATCAGCTTTTCCCTTTTGGAGGATAGTGATAAAGTAAGCACTCACATGACAAATGTGGGCATACCCACATGGCACACCTTGTTATTTACATAGTAGTTGGTCGTAGTTCATCCACATCtctgaaattaataaaattaggaGTAATTAGAAGATCAACATCTAAACATCGATCTGCATCTTTTATGGTTAGAAATCACAGTGAAGAAGTAAGAGGAAAAGTTAGAATCGTAATAAATTATAAGAggttaaatgataatactagaACAGATGCATATAAGTTAGCTGATAAGAATGAGTTCCTAATGCAACATAAAATGGCTTAACCcagttttttaaaatttttattctcTTATTGCTTTGTTCAATATCGCTTTCTATACTTTGTAATTCCCATTTAATTGCACTTTTGAACTCTGGATCAACAAATCTTTGTCTTTCGTGGGTATATAGATGAACTAATATGTCTATAATTTCTACTATTTTTAAGTACAAAGTTAAAGCTTAGTATGTCACGCGAAATTTGTCTATCTTTACCAGCGAAGGACATGGCGACTTCACTGGTATCatttaattacaaaaaaaaaagtaaaaatgagAGAAGTATAGGTTATTTTAACAATTTAGAGACGAAAACATGATAAAACCACAAGAGAGAGGGAATACTAAGCAGGATTTTACAACATATTTGCTCACACCTCAATACAAATTGCCTGTTATATTCATTATTAAATACTTTTTTAATCTAAATCTCTTTTTATTATGTATCAGAGCgaaaaatttttgaaaaatatttatgcGTAGACCATTATATAATACTAAGAGATATCTAACTCTTAAACAAAATTTACAAGgattatattgaaaatataaaaagattaaaCCATACAAAGGAGGATAACAAAAGACTTGATCATCTAATTACAATAATCTCTAGATTAGAATATAAATTGATTATGCACcttaaatttagaaaaaatatatgaaacgATATCCTTTTGCCCAGCCTATAAGATCAAGATATTGGTATCTAAATAGAGAAATCAAAGATAGACAAACTTCgtgtcacgccccaggagggtaccctaggcgtgaccggcacttagAGACTATAGCTAATCCCTAAGTGAACTACTTGGCCTGTTCACACAATCATTCATTCAGCTCTCCATCaacggaagacttaactcatcaagatgatcaaataaatacTTATGGAATAAGGCCAAATGCCAACAATCtgtctaatccaatcaacaagactagtacgaattaaactagccaaaagacaatctcaaatcaacaagtcaacaatctagtctatgaagcctctatcaactgtctaattggtgtcaatgacaggttcatgactatctcaaatcaaataaagatgaAAGTCTAAACTCTAAAGCTAGATGATAAAAGAGTGGCATCCTTCGAaagtagggaggactcaccaatcagatGGAtacgaatagatcctcaacgacacatctgttgatgatctctagtacttgtcattgcatcataaaatgatgcagtcccaaatggacgtcagtacgtgaaatatacgagtatgtaatatccgtattctaaaaggagtgtgtcctTTCTGAATTGTAATtggatgaaaataataataataataataataataataataataataataataataataaaataataaaattttttgCCACGTGATCAAGTTCCAATTGGAGTCTCATTCTTCACTCCAACTATGTCACTCTAATTGGAGGaacatattaatttaatatgttcATGGTGCATATTAAATTGCACGACATACTATTATCGTTTAGttaatacttcaagcctagtctttgtataaaatacttcgacaagacttgaagtaggggggcatttgtaaacattaaaattatattggatttaaattcgtaaattaattcaaactatattaaattcaagaaaatagtcagtcaaattaaatgagccactagaatcacaccacgtgtcaaagttatatgataatccaagtcaaattaaatgagccattcgaatcatgccacgtgtcaagGTTATATgataatccaagtcaaattaaatgagccattcgaatcatgccatgtgccaaaattatgtggtaatccaagtcaaattaaataagccactaaaatcatgtcacgtgtcgaagttatgtggcaatctaagtcaaattagatgagccactagaataatgccacgtgtatgtgtgacatgttctgaccaatcaaattaaaactcttcaccaaagaaatctgattggtcagttcaaaccaaccaatcaaatcacaccctcataccactccctacaactataaatagaggtcctcattattctcataGCACGGATTttaaaaagaacaagaagaaagaagagagctcgtggatcaaatgCCACAAAatttctacaaagctacaatgttcaagtaatcaaattcaagctcaagttcaagatcaagaacgaaggaaaatgtcaagaagttcaagatcaagttacttgttcatatttattattcgtcataaccatacaagtgttcgtgatgattaattcaaatccaaatttgaagaaaaagattcaagatcaagctattcaagcccttgactctaaatcaaattcaagttcaacatattccatattatttgaagaatcagagaatTATCATAGAGATTATAATAcgcactatattttgaaatcaaatattactctTTGTTTACTCCAATTTTTCGatcttaattatttatttttctcggctcaaaaatttgttgtttacagtTACCTTATAATTAAGCGGCTTTGCATCATTCAATCTTTTTTTGGAGCCTTTGCTATCGTGGGCTAGATGAATAGCTGGGGGTGTGCCTTAGGAAAAGCATCGCTCATTATGAAAGGAAGGGAGAGTAACAGAAAAGCACCAATTATCAGTTCCCCGTTTTGTTGTTTGAATGCACAACATTCTATCAGTTTTATTTGATTGATTATATATTCACTAATTGGTTCATATGTTTCATTGGTTCGAGTTTAAATTAGATTTTCCTTAACCCTAAGTCACAAACTTTGAAGtccaaaattattctttttttttgtccaagaagttcaaaattatTCGGCCATTGAATTACAAAGCATTCTTTCAGATATGatacctaccatatataaataaaGGATCTAGTAACTTATATAGCTGATTTTTTGACATATCAATGAAGTTAAGCTTGTTATAATTTACTATATTTTCGATTTGTAACATTACTAATCTTCACTTATTATATATGgaagataatatatatatagttatctATGAAAGGATTTAAGATATAGTATAAAAGTTAAATATGGTATATATAGAAGTTAAATCATATTGTACATACAAAACtaaattattcataatatatatatatatatatatatatatatatatgtctgctGGCTTTGACGTTACACAGATATAGATTGAGAACACAAGATGTAGCAATAGAACCACCACTAAATACGTGGAACTATGTTGAAGTATATATTTGGTCAATTATGTATAAACTTAATCAAATAGATAGgtcatatttttattgatttttggattttagttttttaaagatattgagttttaaattaaataatttaattaaaattatatatatttaataaatttattaaaaaaaatataaagtttaGACTAAAGCTACTTAAATCGACCACGTACAATTTCACGCTCAACACTAGTTCTGGCCCTGTTTAGCGCCCGTTTGGacttatcaatttttttcttttttcaatttatttttgttaatttggttgtacatttgtagttaatttTCTACTCCAACTTGAAGTTgagtttttcaaaatttaattaactTTTTCCTCACAAAACTTTGACATCTTTTCAAGTGAAATACATAGTCAAATATATAACTATAATATTCAAATATCTGTTCGGTATGTAACTTCAAGTATTGctttttttcatatattatCAAATTCATGCACAAATATCtacttaattatctctttaaTATGTGTATCTCCCATGCTGACTTAATACATTTTTCATGgaacaagtatgtaaaacattcttttttaataattggTGGCATGTCAGACTCAAACTTAGGTTCTCCGCAAGCTCAGATActctattaaaatatataatcatcATCTCATTCAAAAGCATATATTATTAGTGAAAGCACACATCACACTATAGTTTACTTGATTATTATCTCTAcatacacatcatatttaaagatttcaagtgttctaaatttaatatttgtacatatttaacaagctttttaatacaaatataatggGACCAATGCTGCAAGCCTTTGAAATAGGATGAAATCTTCATAAAGTTGATCATTATGAGTCTTACAACAAATTTTATTTGCAGGTTCAATATCAACGAGAAGGGATTCTTAAGCTCGTTATTTAGTACAAATCAGTGAAATGACAAAATTCATAAAGATTACTCAACAGGCTTTGGAAGGAATTCCAGGAAGGTCTTATGAAAATTTAGAAATTCGGCATTTTGACAACTTCAAATATCATTAAGCAAAAAGTTATTAGATTCGGCTGAACTCATGCCCAAACTTCTAGCTCCGTCCTTAGTTGTCTGAGGAAGTCATTATCTCATGTAACGCACTCTTGCTTCTCTTAGTAGTGGTTTGTTGCTCTCTAATATAATCCTCGTAAACAATGGGCCGATAGGTGCTTTCACTCTTTTCTTTGATAAGTGGACCTGCAGGCTGAATTATTGCATCCATTGCTGGGCCATGACCCGCTCCTATAGAGATCCGCTTCGCCTCAGCATTGACTACTGCTCTATGTTCTATGCTCTTGTACTTCCCATTACTCAATAtctgagaatttttttttctttttgtaactcaatttttttttttttttgtaaaaaagaagttttctaaaagaaagatgcttatatataataaaataaaggacAACCTATTATAACAAAGTTAAGATACATAAACTATATAAAGTTTAATTAATAGTTATAATTAGAGAGTGATAAAGTTAATCCATGATTCAATCAATTTGTTTAAGCAAAGAAAAACATTGAAAAAAACTTAGAAACAAGGTTACAAACCAAATGAATCATGAACATGAGTTGACAGATTGTATCTTGCTCAAAAGCAAACACTGACACATTGTAGAATAACGAATATTTTGAGACAACCAGAAATAAATGTATGAAACTAAAAATCCTAAGTCAAGAACTTTATATACTGAatggtataaatataatttattaatttactacTAGATAACccgataataaaaaaaattaataaaattgttACCAAAATCGCTAAATTAATAACCGATTAtcgataaatcaataatttttttccgATTAAGATTATCAATTTCAATTCAGTTTTGAATAGCTTTAGCTCAATTAACCTTTTGTCAGGTCACGATCAAGTTAATAACCCAATCAATTATTAACTTACCATTTTAAACGATGATTTACCAAGATGATATTAGAGGTGCGGTGATCCTGTACTTTTGACCCTATTGTAATTATCTGACACTAATCCTGATTAAGATAGTGTCAAATTATACAAGTTAAATTGAAAGCAAAAATAATGACACTAACCTCCAAAAAATCTCCTAGATTGACAACGAAAGTGCCAGGGACACTGGGGACAGAGTACCATGTTTGATTGTGTTTAATTTGCAAGCCAGGAATGCCATTGTCCATCAAAATAGTGAGACCACCATGATCTGAATGTGGAGCAAGTCCCAATGTCTTGTTTGGCTCAGGACATGGTggataaaaatttgaaattatcaTTTGAGTCCCTTCATCTCCAAGTGACCTCTCTATGTAATCTGGATCCAGGCCTAATCCTTCTGATATTCCACCAAATATTTTTTGCGCAACTTGCCAAACTTCCTTTAAGTACTCCTTTGCAACGTCCCTTCACACATACATGTACAAATTGATTAGGAAAAAATTAAGAAGAACCTGTTACGATAAGAGGAGTTGTTTAGATGGTAATTACTCTTCATTTTCGATCATGAGGTGGGAGATTCTAAGGaggaattttaaaaaagaagataaatgaACCTACTACTATCTCTTCACTCCCAAAAGAATTGGAGTAATCAGTAATGATGTTGTGACAATAAAGGACAAATcttctaatttttctttaaaatgggACATTTTGAAATAAAGTATACATAGTAACTACATCAAAGGAACTCGTTGCAGTTTTAATagtgaaaaatatataaagattcaaAAACTTGTGATCAAGGAAAAAATCCCATTAATTATAAAAGGATGCGACAAAATAAAAGCAACTTTCAACTTGTGTTGCCAAGGAGTAAAATGAGTTGAACAAacctaaagggtttaagttatATATTACTCCCTCCATCTTATATTCGTTACACTTTTTTTTCCCACACCTTCCTTAaataatcacaaataaaattaataattttattaatttattccttaaaaaactttttaaattttttatagatTTGTTTAcactttcaaaaataaattaaaaaatgaaaacataattaatttattttaatattataaattaacaaATAATTTGAAACAGCTAATACGAATCAGAAGGAATATGTTGACAGTGCAAAAAAATTTGCACCTTGATTAGTGCAATATAACCAATTATAGTAGGTTATTACTTAAGCCGTTTGGTTGAGAGCTAAGTTATCtcaggataacttatcccaccatatatatgatataatttatcccatcattaaagtataaatgatggaataaataattttatgactatcTAATACCTCCAACCAAACACAGAATAAAATAATCTTACATTTTATCATGAGATTATTATTCTTTATACCTCACACCAAACGACTATGTTTTAGATTACCATAGATGttgtaaattaatttaatctgataacataaaaattctctatacaattttttttcttaacctTTATTGGTAAGTTGTTTTAAGATTTCAATGAGATCTTTAATAATATCctagaaaaattattatttattcaaaaaaaatcaaaaaataatcatttatgTATATGTGTAAATATACGTACCATATAAAATCATttgattctttttatttttgctcgaattggatgatttgaaaattatcaTGTCCAGTTCTCTCAGGGATGGATCTATTAGAATTCACCTAtcgtaataataaaaatatctgACTTGAATGATCCTATAATTAGACCTAAATTGGCTAAAAGTATGagttataattattataaagAGCCTGCATGGCCCAATGatcttttattgtatatttttgtttcaaacaatataaattttactAGTTTAGATAAGTAGTTTAGATACATGTATTGATGACtcaaatatatgtatcttaGATCTGTGAGTCAAATAAGGTGTAATTTGTtctatatacactgtatacaagAGGGATTCTCATTATGTGTCTACAATTTTCTCTTGCTCGCCTCTCTCATCTCTGGTTTGCCTCTCTCATTATGTATCTACAATTCAGAATGAATGTGGGTttcattaaattatatatatatatatatatccaataTCAATTACCTGTAGGTAGGCGGATTATCTGGCCAAAGGTGATATGTATGTGGAACTGGACCGGCATAGTGCCTCAGATAGTCCCTCCAATGAAGGGCATGCTTTCTGGGAGTGGTCAAGCTTGTTCCATATCTTACTGGATCCATCACATCTTCTGAACCATATCTCATTTTCTCTTCCAATGGCAAGTTGAAAAATTCTTCTACTACTCGTACCATTTCATCCA
Protein-coding sequences here:
- the LOC129892054 gene encoding protein DOWNY MILDEW RESISTANCE 6-like, whose protein sequence is METTLQPNYLNQDFKKGVKYLVDNSKDMKMVPSEFVLPIPEGEKPSLAIDGDIPVIDLSGLNGPVEQRLSTIRALSSACAEWGFFRVINHGIEVSLMDEMVRVVEEFFNLPLEEKMRYGSEDVMDPVRYGTSLTTPRKHALHWRDYLRHYAGPVPHTYHLWPDNPPTYRDVAKEYLKEVWQVAQKIFGGISEGLGLDPDYIERSLGDEGTQMIISNFYPPCPEPNKTLGLAPHSDHGGLTILMDNGIPGLQIKHNQTWYSVPSVPGTFVVNLGDFLEILSNGKYKSIEHRAVVNAEAKRISIGAGHGPAMDAIIQPAGPLIKEKSESTYRPIVYEDYIREQQTTTKRSKSALHEIMTSSDN